From one uncultured Methanoregula sp. genomic stretch:
- the atwA gene encoding methyl coenzyme M reductase system, component A2 translates to MKAPLITVDNLCMDFDGERVLKDISFEIAEGEILGIIGRSGAGKTVLMHLIRGVEQPPTSGRVIYHVAACRPGCDYMDVASSAGKVCPHCGATLAPLDVDLWNEKNEELKRNVMRRTAIMFQRTFALYGDDRVIENVLHALDDINYPAEKAIGRAADLIDQVRLSHRMMHIARDLSGGEKQRVVLARQLAKDPFMLFADEPTGTLDPGTAKVVHAMLTEAAKTNNMGMVVTSHFSQVIEDVAHRAILLVNGSIAKIGTPKDVIAEFMKGYDDTETFEEAELGDKVVAARDLVKRYISMDRGVVKAVNGVSFEVFTKEIFGIIGKSGAGKTTLSGILAGLVEPTSGEINVRIGDEWIDMTKPGIEQRGRATGYIGLLHQEYDLFPHRTVLDNLTDAIGLEFPKELAMRKALITLRMAGFSEEKSKEILDRMPAQLSEGERHRVALAQVLIREPRIVILDEPTGTMDPITKIDVKHSIMHSREEMDETFIVVSHDMEFVRDICDRLALMRAGKIVQIGKTADVLAILTEEEKKVMSQPPQA, encoded by the coding sequence ATGAAGGCTCCATTGATCACGGTCGACAACCTCTGCATGGATTTTGATGGCGAGAGGGTACTCAAAGATATCTCTTTTGAAATTGCCGAAGGGGAGATCCTTGGGATTATTGGCAGGAGCGGGGCGGGTAAGACGGTCCTGATGCACCTGATCCGCGGGGTCGAGCAGCCCCCTACAAGCGGCCGGGTCATCTACCATGTCGCGGCCTGTCGTCCCGGGTGCGATTACATGGACGTTGCCAGTTCCGCGGGTAAGGTGTGCCCTCATTGCGGTGCCACGCTTGCACCTCTCGACGTGGATCTCTGGAACGAGAAGAACGAGGAACTCAAGCGGAATGTCATGCGAAGGACGGCTATCATGTTCCAGCGGACCTTTGCTCTCTATGGCGATGACCGCGTCATCGAGAATGTCCTTCATGCCCTTGACGATATCAATTACCCGGCGGAGAAAGCCATTGGCCGGGCTGCCGATCTCATCGACCAGGTGCGTCTTTCGCACCGGATGATGCATATCGCCCGCGACCTTTCGGGAGGAGAGAAACAACGGGTAGTCCTGGCCCGCCAGCTGGCAAAGGATCCTTTCATGCTGTTTGCCGATGAGCCCACGGGCACGCTCGACCCGGGAACGGCAAAAGTCGTCCATGCGATGCTCACGGAAGCGGCAAAAACCAATAATATGGGCATGGTCGTCACGTCTCACTTCTCCCAGGTGATTGAGGATGTGGCACACCGGGCGATCCTGCTGGTCAACGGCAGTATTGCAAAAATCGGTACACCAAAAGACGTTATCGCCGAATTCATGAAAGGATATGATGATACTGAAACGTTCGAGGAAGCCGAGCTTGGCGACAAGGTGGTTGCTGCCCGTGACCTTGTCAAGCGTTACATATCCATGGACCGCGGAGTCGTGAAAGCGGTCAACGGTGTCTCGTTCGAGGTCTTCACCAAGGAGATCTTCGGCATTATCGGGAAAAGCGGGGCGGGAAAAACAACACTCTCGGGAATCCTTGCAGGTCTTGTCGAGCCCACGAGCGGTGAGATCAATGTCCGCATCGGCGACGAGTGGATCGATATGACGAAACCCGGGATCGAGCAGCGGGGCCGGGCCACCGGTTACATCGGACTCCTGCACCAGGAATATGATCTCTTCCCCCACAGGACCGTGCTCGACAACCTGACGGATGCCATCGGGCTCGAGTTCCCCAAGGAACTTGCCATGAGAAAGGCGCTCATCACGCTCAGGATGGCAGGATTCTCTGAAGAGAAGAGCAAGGAGATCCTGGACCGGATGCCCGCACAGCTCTCGGAAGGGGAGCGGCACCGGGTCGCCCTTGCGCAGGTACTCATCCGTGAACCGCGGATCGTCATCCTCGACGAGCCTACGGGCACGATGGACCCAATCACGAAGATCGATGTCAAGCACTCGATCATGCATTCCCGTGAAGAGATGGATGAGACGTTCATTGTGGTCTCCCACGATATGGAGTTCGTGCGGGACATCTGCGACCGGCTCGCCCTGATGCGGGCTGGCAAGATCGTCCAGATCGGGAAGACTGCGGATGTGCTTGCCATCCTGACCGAGGAAGAGAAGAAGGTCATGAGCCAGCCGCCCCAGGCTTGA
- the dapF gene encoding diaminopimelate epimerase: MEIPFTKLHGNGNDFIVIDEYSRTVIPDGMEGQFAAIYCDRRFGIGADGVIYLSKTVKGNLRMRIFQPDESEAEMCGNGIRCLAKFAFDAGYAKESCTVETLAGEIGVVMGYREEDFFATINMTAPLFERKDIPATGSGEYKERIGDHVVYAVNTGVPHAVILVDSVDAIDLETVAPGIRNHASFLKGANVNFVEKTGDDSIRIRTFERGVEGETLSCGTGATASAAVVHKLGILGPVINVETSGGSLTIRMNGSTTMEGPARTVFSGVIPF, encoded by the coding sequence ATGGAGATACCATTTACCAAGCTGCACGGGAATGGGAACGATTTCATCGTTATTGACGAATATTCCCGCACCGTCATACCGGATGGGATGGAAGGACAGTTCGCTGCGATCTACTGCGACAGGCGGTTCGGCATCGGTGCCGACGGGGTCATTTACCTCTCGAAAACCGTAAAAGGCAACCTGAGGATGCGAATTTTCCAGCCGGACGAGAGCGAGGCGGAGATGTGCGGTAACGGCATCCGGTGCCTGGCAAAGTTCGCCTTCGATGCAGGATATGCAAAGGAGAGTTGTACCGTCGAGACTCTTGCCGGGGAGATTGGGGTAGTGATGGGATACCGGGAAGAGGATTTTTTTGCCACGATCAATATGACCGCCCCGCTCTTTGAGAGAAAGGATATCCCTGCAACCGGATCAGGCGAATACAAGGAACGGATTGGGGATCATGTGGTCTACGCAGTCAATACCGGTGTCCCCCACGCGGTCATCCTGGTGGATTCGGTCGATGCGATTGATCTCGAGACGGTCGCTCCCGGGATCCGCAACCATGCGAGCTTTTTAAAAGGCGCTAATGTGAACTTCGTCGAGAAGACCGGGGACGACAGCATACGGATCCGCACTTTTGAGCGAGGTGTCGAAGGAGAGACCCTGTCATGTGGCACCGGGGCGACGGCATCCGCCGCGGTTGTCCATAAGCTTGGGATTCTGGGGCCGGTAATCAACGTCGAGACATCGGGAGGTTCCCTTACGATCCGCATGAACGGGAGTACCACGATGGAAGGCCCGGCCCGGACAGTCTTTTCCGGTGTTATCCCATTTTGA
- a CDS encoding methanogenesis marker 7 protein, which yields MTLVPVTYKGGIYQHDIVVDLIEDLGGYIVQKHMIAQEVVLQCFVPKDDIELIREISRPLFGEVTDSPLVGTEIAIVSMSLEIHHLPHPSCDIAEYVRRLGAKSNMVSLARGPGKRIAGLNDEERDVINEHDIAVYLLGNFETCIEYKMPTLRRGIEVPIVLCGGPDIEILKKIVDPPVDGYVGNVGRFMRRTKEADQLDKLDEVVAEITRVLEKKREEIAKDPLSVSPARLMGLIREKVPAILDVTSPTPLTVQMAGLRVKLPYDTFAAELRKIEIEDGILLGDVSEILPSRMRDYILVRILPFSETNTVV from the coding sequence GTGACGCTGGTACCAGTCACCTACAAGGGAGGCATCTACCAGCACGATATCGTCGTGGACCTGATCGAGGACCTCGGTGGATACATTGTCCAGAAGCACATGATCGCCCAGGAAGTGGTGCTCCAGTGCTTTGTCCCGAAGGATGATATCGAGCTGATCCGCGAGATTTCAAGGCCACTCTTCGGAGAGGTGACGGATTCCCCTCTTGTAGGAACAGAGATTGCAATCGTCAGCATGAGCCTGGAGATCCACCACCTGCCTCACCCGTCCTGCGATATCGCGGAGTACGTGCGGCGCCTCGGGGCAAAGAGCAACATGGTCAGCCTTGCCCGCGGGCCCGGGAAACGGATAGCGGGCCTCAACGACGAGGAGCGGGATGTGATCAACGAGCACGATATCGCGGTCTACCTGCTCGGCAACTTCGAGACCTGTATCGAGTACAAGATGCCCACGCTACGGAGGGGAATCGAAGTGCCGATCGTGCTCTGCGGCGGCCCGGATATCGAGATCCTCAAAAAGATCGTCGACCCGCCGGTTGACGGGTACGTGGGGAACGTAGGCCGGTTCATGCGCAGGACAAAAGAGGCCGACCAGCTGGACAAGCTGGACGAAGTCGTGGCGGAGATAACACGGGTGCTTGAGAAGAAGCGCGAGGAGATTGCAAAGGACCCGCTCTCGGTCTCCCCGGCCCGGCTCATGGGACTGATCCGGGAGAAAGTCCCCGCGATCCTTGATGTGACTTCGCCCACACCGCTGACCGTGCAGATGGCGGGACTCCGGGTGAAACTACCCTACGACACGTTTGCCGCTGAGCTGCGAAAGATCGAGATCGAGGACGGGATCCTGCTCGGCGACGTATCCGAGATCCTGCCCTCGCGGATGCGGGACTATATCCTTGTGCGGATCCTCCCGTTCTCAGAAACGAACACGGTGGTATGA
- a CDS encoding HAD family hydrolase, translating into MSVAVVFDSAGTLLNTYRVAKDICNKKLLPGVETTTLTFSSQDRVLIVLPIHSKDLMAAPGGCLLSDYLVEHDIGFGVSCTRKITTAEEIGDVLYADKRVNVEDLQECIRNVWTVCRQESVVTLNSGAIINMAQKGIEFTISAGGWPFDGAKEAITALHRLGVPAFIASGDRVTKLEKMADHLGIPRDRVNGVATPTVKAQIVNDLREEYDKVIMVGDGINDLGAMRSADIAVLTLQQPGIRPAELYKEADYVVKSVGEVVTLVENLLQSQRNLRS; encoded by the coding sequence ATGTCGGTTGCCGTGGTCTTTGACAGTGCCGGAACGCTCCTGAACACCTACCGGGTTGCAAAGGATATCTGCAACAAAAAACTTCTGCCGGGCGTGGAGACCACGACCCTGACATTCAGTTCTCAGGACCGGGTTCTCATCGTGCTGCCCATCCATTCCAAGGATCTCATGGCAGCCCCGGGCGGTTGTCTCCTCTCGGATTATCTCGTAGAGCACGATATCGGTTTCGGGGTCAGCTGCACCCGGAAGATCACAACAGCTGAAGAGATTGGCGACGTGCTCTATGCTGACAAAAGGGTGAACGTGGAGGATCTCCAGGAATGTATCCGGAACGTCTGGACGGTCTGCAGACAGGAATCCGTTGTGACCCTCAATTCCGGGGCTATCATCAACATGGCGCAAAAAGGTATTGAGTTCACGATCTCGGCCGGAGGCTGGCCGTTCGATGGCGCAAAGGAGGCAATCACGGCCCTCCACCGCTTGGGAGTGCCTGCATTCATCGCATCCGGGGACCGGGTCACCAAGCTCGAAAAGATGGCAGATCATCTCGGCATCCCCCGCGACCGCGTTAACGGTGTGGCAACACCGACCGTGAAAGCGCAGATCGTCAACGATCTCCGTGAGGAGTATGACAAGGTCATCATGGTCGGGGACGGAATCAATGACCTGGGTGCTATGAGGAGTGCTGATATCGCCGTTCTTACCCTTCAGCAGCCCGGCATTCGCCCGGCAGAACTCTACAAGGAGGCTGACTACGTCGTGAAGAGTGTCGGGGAAGTCGTAACCCTGGTAGAGAATCTGCTCCAGTCTCAGCGGAATTTGCGATCGTGA
- a CDS encoding ribose 1,5-bisphosphate isomerase: MIVTDTAEKIKSMEIRGAGRIARAAAEALKDHALSIQSPDIVAFRQEMDRAAAILVATRPTAVSLPNAVHMVMNGIGQGKNVEEARTGVVERAEHFIQSSQHAARKIAEFGARHIRDGDKILTHCNSEVALGCIIEAHRSGKDIEVFATEVRPRNQGHITIRTLNDAGIKTNFIVDSAVRSFINKIDLVVVGADAVTVNGAVVNKIGTSQVAHTAVEARVNVLVAAETYKFAPRTVIGELIQIEERPGNEVLPDAIAKTLPHVTVRNPAFDITPAEYIDLIVTEQGAIPPQMAYVIIREYLGWGIEEFHKDLVLNNGHEE, translated from the coding sequence ATGATCGTAACTGATACTGCAGAGAAGATAAAGAGCATGGAGATCCGGGGTGCAGGCAGGATTGCCCGTGCAGCCGCTGAAGCCCTCAAAGACCATGCCCTCTCCATACAGTCCCCGGACATCGTAGCGTTCCGGCAGGAGATGGACCGGGCTGCTGCCATTCTTGTTGCCACCCGGCCGACAGCGGTCTCGCTCCCGAACGCTGTCCACATGGTCATGAACGGGATCGGGCAGGGAAAAAATGTTGAGGAGGCTCGCACCGGCGTTGTAGAGCGCGCTGAACACTTTATCCAGTCTTCTCAGCACGCGGCCCGTAAGATCGCAGAATTCGGTGCCCGGCATATCCGTGACGGGGATAAGATCCTCACGCACTGCAATTCGGAAGTGGCGCTTGGCTGCATCATCGAGGCGCACCGGAGCGGCAAGGATATCGAGGTTTTTGCCACTGAAGTGCGCCCGAGAAACCAGGGGCACATCACCATCCGGACCCTGAACGATGCCGGTATCAAAACCAATTTTATCGTAGATTCCGCAGTCCGGTCTTTTATCAACAAGATCGATCTCGTGGTTGTCGGAGCCGACGCGGTCACCGTGAACGGTGCCGTGGTAAACAAGATCGGAACTTCTCAGGTGGCCCATACGGCAGTCGAGGCGCGGGTGAACGTGCTCGTGGCTGCCGAGACGTACAAATTCGCTCCCCGGACCGTCATCGGGGAGTTGATCCAGATCGAAGAACGGCCGGGAAACGAGGTCCTGCCGGATGCGATCGCAAAGACCCTCCCCCACGTTACAGTACGTAACCCGGCATTCGACATCACCCCCGCCGAATATATCGATCTCATTGTCACCGAACAGGGGGCCATTCCCCCGCAGATGGCATATGTTATCATCCGGGAATACCTTGGGTGGGGAATTGAGGAGTTCCACAAGGATCTCGTGCTGAACAACGGGCACGAGGAATAA
- a CDS encoding methanogenesis marker 5 protein gives MAKVFIYPATSLILSDMVARFGHTPLSSATAIRERVQTAGLESPPLQITPEEPKKGLKWAAVEVPAGVRGRMSLYGPMIEACEAAIIINDADLAFGCMGCARTNELLKFLVHQKPIPRLELNYPKNEEEGVKFVAAIKRFLTELGGTK, from the coding sequence ATGGCAAAAGTATTCATTTACCCTGCAACAAGCCTGATCCTCTCCGACATGGTGGCACGATTCGGGCATACCCCGCTTTCATCCGCCACTGCGATCCGTGAACGTGTCCAGACTGCAGGACTCGAATCACCGCCGCTCCAGATCACACCTGAAGAACCCAAGAAAGGGCTGAAGTGGGCTGCCGTCGAGGTTCCCGCCGGGGTCCGGGGCCGCATGTCCCTTTACGGTCCGATGATCGAGGCGTGCGAGGCGGCGATCATTATCAACGATGCCGATCTCGCGTTCGGGTGCATGGGGTGTGCCCGGACAAACGAGCTCCTCAAGTTCCTCGTTCACCAGAAGCCCATCCCACGTCTCGAACTGAACTACCCGAAGAACGAGGAGGAAGGAGTGAAGTTCGTGGCAGCCATCAAACGGTTCTTAACCGAACTGGGGGGGACGAAATGA
- a CDS encoding carboxymuconolactone decarboxylase family protein: MMAKTVSGKSTRDQFEEKLAQIVAQGADVTADEWLKAIEVEYGKVPLVFKRMGERPEVLISHLLYKGTVAQTSPLDPKYVELISMAVGAALKCPHCTGYHMTAAMRMGATREEVLEVILLAGMISNSSVLANAYRIIDDKLEKCIPCELKGVGKAAGVAVKGKGAAVKKTPARKKAVPKKGK; the protein is encoded by the coding sequence ATGATGGCAAAGACGGTATCAGGAAAATCTACGAGAGATCAGTTCGAGGAGAAACTCGCACAGATAGTAGCGCAGGGCGCAGACGTCACCGCGGATGAGTGGCTGAAAGCTATCGAAGTGGAATACGGGAAAGTGCCGCTGGTCTTCAAGAGGATGGGCGAACGCCCCGAAGTACTTATCTCCCACCTGCTCTACAAGGGGACAGTAGCCCAGACGAGCCCCCTCGATCCGAAGTACGTGGAACTGATCAGCATGGCGGTGGGGGCAGCCCTCAAGTGCCCCCACTGTACTGGCTACCATATGACGGCTGCGATGAGAATGGGGGCGACCCGCGAGGAAGTGCTTGAGGTGATCCTGCTCGCCGGGATGATCTCAAACTCTTCGGTCCTCGCAAATGCGTACCGTATCATTGACGATAAGCTCGAGAAGTGCATCCCGTGCGAACTCAAGGGTGTCGGGAAAGCGGCGGGTGTTGCAGTAAAAGGGAAGGGCGCGGCTGTGAAGAAGACGCCGGCCCGGAAGAAGGCTGTGCCGAAGAAGGGGAAGTAA
- a CDS encoding methanogenesis marker 3 protein, giving the protein MVTIHLDGERMEITGGVTLASLLPRHPEGCAIGIIRPATQEKTETGSLALSTTAGEVTIEINGRDADLIESPGTAEKLALHWGDRYAAAFGPFPSAIRPLRKPHLYERGDVILGCGGYESSRSYLIFSKSRHSADHGADESGGVIGKVVSGRAVLDRWTTGDRITKIEPVVSWADTSRSFTTMDTSLVPEDGTQIVTNVEIVAQGYSPERITTEAAGSVEHMLLVLQRGKFTAGRATSTHIMDPYRAGAEDVPKEFRRPRREGTVTVRTTGKSAGGIYIYRADVPSSLVHSVTGQVIHGIELVRLAKEHDVLSVRILPERIDLLGLPLAKAQEIAVARGISLKADKTDGERIVVSQEPGTTLDILNERQVTVTTAPSEKVIDIELDDARAPLSCEVFRKFTGLMEHDAGMMPVFFKFDDSVLFKPAIAPGTKIIPENQPTDEVPGATLAITNDSRKGAGLVGVRLSGNRKFGPTSEPFEGTNIIGRVIDTEKVKKVKERETVYIREVKK; this is encoded by the coding sequence ATGGTCACGATCCACCTCGACGGAGAGAGGATGGAGATTACCGGGGGAGTTACGCTTGCGTCCCTTCTTCCCCGGCACCCGGAAGGCTGTGCAATAGGGATCATCCGACCGGCAACCCAGGAGAAGACAGAAACCGGGAGTCTTGCACTCAGTACTACAGCCGGCGAGGTTACCATCGAGATCAACGGCAGGGATGCGGATCTCATTGAATCCCCCGGGACTGCGGAAAAGCTGGCACTTCACTGGGGCGACCGGTATGCCGCCGCATTCGGCCCGTTTCCATCCGCTATCCGCCCGCTGCGCAAACCGCACCTGTACGAGCGGGGCGATGTTATCCTCGGCTGCGGGGGATACGAGTCCTCGCGTTCCTACCTTATCTTCTCGAAAAGCCGTCACTCGGCGGATCATGGGGCGGACGAGAGCGGGGGTGTCATCGGTAAAGTCGTGAGTGGGAGGGCGGTCCTCGACCGCTGGACAACCGGTGACCGCATCACGAAGATCGAACCGGTTGTCAGCTGGGCGGACACCAGCCGCTCGTTCACCACCATGGACACGAGCCTCGTTCCCGAGGACGGAACCCAGATCGTGACCAACGTGGAGATCGTGGCGCAGGGGTATTCACCGGAACGCATCACCACGGAGGCTGCAGGCAGCGTGGAGCACATGCTGCTCGTACTCCAGCGTGGAAAGTTTACCGCTGGCCGGGCAACGAGCACCCATATCATGGACCCGTACCGTGCCGGCGCCGAGGACGTGCCAAAAGAGTTCCGCCGGCCCCGCCGGGAAGGAACGGTTACGGTCCGAACCACGGGGAAGTCCGCAGGCGGGATCTACATCTACCGGGCAGATGTCCCAAGCAGCCTTGTCCACAGTGTCACCGGCCAGGTAATCCACGGAATAGAACTGGTCAGGCTGGCAAAGGAGCACGATGTCCTGTCCGTGCGTATCCTGCCGGAACGAATCGACCTGCTCGGGCTCCCGCTGGCAAAGGCACAGGAGATTGCTGTTGCCCGGGGCATTTCACTCAAAGCCGACAAGACCGACGGCGAACGGATCGTGGTGTCCCAGGAGCCGGGGACAACGCTGGATATCCTGAACGAGCGACAGGTAACCGTGACGACGGCCCCCTCCGAGAAAGTGATCGATATCGAGCTCGACGATGCCCGTGCGCCGCTCAGCTGTGAGGTGTTCCGGAAGTTTACCGGGCTCATGGAGCACGACGCCGGCATGATGCCGGTCTTTTTCAAGTTCGACGATTCCGTCCTTTTTAAGCCGGCTATAGCACCGGGCACCAAGATCATCCCGGAAAACCAGCCAACGGACGAGGTGCCGGGAGCCACGCTTGCCATAACGAACGATTCCCGCAAGGGTGCCGGTCTCGTGGGTGTACGGCTTTCGGGGAACCGGAAGTTCGGTCCCACATCAGAGCCGTTTGAGGGGACCAATATCATCGGGCGCGTCATCGATACAGAGAAAGTCAAAAAAGTCAAGGAGCGGGAGACCGTGTATATCAGGGAGGTGAAGAAGTGA
- a CDS encoding methanogenesis marker 17 protein — MYAIEYFEVECPESLGGEYYKQIANDVLLDHNLLRVISRIHIFIDPKVPVFVAVGTLKKITTIVRVRDLANVNPQEGKITLVISDETYLAPMLKIFWERFGKDKVEQPDRFTVILYNIPVSAQEIEEIVVADPSESLFKDLIYALRCIAPEGFRLKSERFSTEKFSFVASENTLDEDIDALVRAKFALMGVTP; from the coding sequence ATGTACGCCATCGAGTACTTTGAGGTGGAATGCCCCGAGTCGCTGGGCGGCGAGTATTACAAGCAGATAGCAAACGATGTCCTGCTCGACCATAACCTCCTCAGGGTTATCAGCCGGATCCACATCTTTATCGATCCCAAAGTGCCGGTCTTTGTCGCGGTAGGCACCCTCAAGAAGATCACGACCATTGTCCGGGTGAGGGATCTCGCGAACGTGAACCCCCAGGAAGGCAAGATAACGCTCGTCATCTCCGATGAGACGTACCTTGCCCCGATGCTGAAGATCTTCTGGGAACGCTTTGGCAAGGATAAAGTTGAGCAGCCGGACCGGTTCACCGTGATTCTCTACAACATTCCCGTGAGTGCACAGGAGATCGAGGAGATCGTAGTCGCCGACCCGAGTGAATCCCTTTTCAAGGACCTGATCTACGCCCTCCGTTGCATTGCACCCGAAGGGTTCCGGCTCAAGAGCGAACGTTTCAGTACGGAGAAGTTCTCGTTTGTGGCAAGCGAGAACACCCTTGATGAGGATATCGATGCCCTTGTCCGGGCGAAATTTGCACTGATGGGGGTGACGCCGTGA
- a CDS encoding methanogenesis marker 6 protein, protein MTDYTPSHVGSVTKYVVVESFGITPADLAIRGYEISQGVMIKETCFGLVVSGKEAEVDRIVAGLRAIDPDHIFVKDRGFPPGDARRCRANLGGARPGYNGMEFEMTILPLVSHGLEEINKHDAATIPSPTNPLEHVSLDITLLKKLVEAQES, encoded by the coding sequence GTGACGGACTATACACCATCCCACGTGGGTTCCGTTACAAAGTACGTGGTGGTGGAATCGTTCGGGATCACGCCGGCAGATCTGGCAATCCGGGGGTACGAGATATCGCAGGGCGTCATGATCAAGGAGACCTGTTTTGGTCTTGTTGTCAGCGGAAAAGAAGCGGAGGTCGACCGCATCGTTGCCGGTCTCCGCGCAATCGATCCGGACCACATCTTTGTCAAGGACCGGGGATTCCCGCCCGGCGATGCAAGGCGGTGCCGGGCAAATCTCGGAGGTGCACGGCCCGGGTACAATGGCATGGAATTTGAAATGACCATACTTCCGCTTGTCTCGCATGGCCTCGAAGAGATCAATAAGCATGATGCGGCGACCATCCCCTCTCCCACAAATCCGCTCGAACATGTGTCCCTCGATATAACCCTACTTAAAAAACTCGTGGAAGCACAGGAGTCCTGA
- a CDS encoding methanogenesis marker 15 protein yields MTQPVRIAQLSCGPEYSGIQHEIDSAAREVGGEIFYPDVALKDIRRDFDKFGLDVKSPDLKLAIARAMALVEGRVEADAVFIATCFRCAEAAIVRNELRRYINEHSRLPVVSYSFTERTTAGTLLTRMEALTTIARRRALLARETQKGLTLGLDSGSATTKAVVMRDNKIIGTGWQPTTEVLKSAHEVIAHALAEAGVSRNEIQAVGTTGYGRFLVGKEINADLIQEELTVNSKGAVYLADRQHGPATVIDIGGMDNKAISVMDGIPGVFTMGGICAGASGRFLEMTAKRLGVEITELGPLSMKGFGGRVPMNSYCIVFGTQSLVNALAAGSTREDVAAAACHSVAEQVYEQQLQEVDIKEPVIMVGGTSLIEGLVHAMGELLQTNVVVPPYSQYIGAVGSALLASGFIKDD; encoded by the coding sequence ATGACCCAGCCTGTGCGGATTGCACAGCTCTCCTGCGGGCCGGAATATTCCGGTATCCAGCACGAAATCGATTCTGCTGCCCGGGAAGTAGGCGGGGAGATCTTCTACCCGGATGTCGCCCTGAAAGATATCCGACGGGATTTTGATAAATTCGGGCTGGATGTAAAGAGCCCTGATCTGAAACTCGCCATTGCCCGGGCCATGGCGCTCGTGGAAGGACGCGTGGAGGCAGACGCGGTATTCATCGCCACCTGCTTCCGGTGTGCCGAAGCGGCGATTGTACGAAACGAACTCCGGCGCTACATCAACGAGCATTCGCGGTTGCCGGTAGTCAGTTACTCGTTCACTGAGCGGACTACCGCAGGAACGCTCCTCACAAGGATGGAAGCCCTTACCACCATTGCCCGGCGCCGTGCCCTGCTCGCCCGCGAGACCCAGAAAGGCCTCACCCTGGGTCTCGACTCGGGATCTGCCACAACAAAAGCGGTCGTAATGAGGGATAACAAGATCATCGGTACGGGCTGGCAGCCCACAACCGAAGTCCTGAAAAGTGCACATGAGGTTATCGCCCACGCCCTGGCTGAAGCGGGGGTCAGCCGCAACGAGATACAAGCAGTCGGGACAACGGGATATGGCCGGTTCCTTGTGGGAAAAGAGATCAATGCTGACCTCATCCAGGAAGAGCTCACCGTCAACTCAAAAGGGGCGGTCTATCTCGCAGATCGGCAGCACGGGCCGGCAACGGTTATCGATATAGGCGGCATGGACAACAAGGCAATCTCCGTGATGGACGGGATCCCCGGGGTCTTCACGATGGGGGGTATCTGCGCCGGTGCAAGCGGCCGGTTCCTGGAGATGACCGCAAAGCGGCTCGGCGTGGAGATCACGGAACTGGGCCCGCTCTCCATGAAAGGCTTTGGCGGCCGGGTGCCGATGAACAGTTACTGCATCGTCTTTGGCACGCAGAGCCTTGTCAATGCCCTTGCCGCCGGCAGTACCCGGGAAGATGTAGCTGCCGCAGCCTGTCACAGCGTTGCCGAACAGGTGTACGAACAACAGCTCCAGGAAGTGGATATCAAGGAGCCGGTCATTATGGTCGGGGGCACGTCGCTCATCGAAGGGCTCGTCCATGCTATGGGCGAACTCCTCCAGACCAACGTGGTCGTGCCGCCATACTCACAGTATATCGGTGCCGTGGGATCTGCACTCCTTGCATCCGGATTCATAAAGGACGATTAG